Within the Streptomyces sp. NBC_00554 genome, the region GTCAACATCCCCTCGTACTACGAGAAGGCGGGCTCCGACCCTGAGGTGACGGCGAAGCTGGTGAGCCGGTGGGAGTGGGTGCTCGACGCGATGGCCGACAGCGGTGCCATCACGGCCGCGCAGCGGGGCTCGGCGCGCTTCCCCGCCTTCCGTTTCTATCCGCCGGGTGACACGGACGGGCAGCGCCAGTACCTGATCGACGCGGCCGCGGCGGAGGCGGCCGACCGCCTCGGCATCACCCAGGACGAGCTGGCCCGCGGCGGCTACACAGTCCACACCACCTTCGACCTGACGGCCCAGAACGCGGCGGCGGAACTGGTGGACGACGCCAAGCCATCGGCGAAAGATCTCCAACTCCACACCTCTGTCGTCGCGTTGGTGCCCGGCGACGGCGCGGTCCGCGTGCTGTACGGCGGCGCGGACTACGCCAGGCAGCCCTTCAACGACGCGCTCGACGGCGCGGTGGAGGCGGGCACCGCGCTCGAGCCGTTCGCCTGGACGAAGCTCGGCGACCCGCTGTCCGGCCTGCCGCGCGAGGCCGCGCCGACGCCGCTGCGGCTGGCGTCGGCGTGGGCCACGGCGGCGGCCCGCGGCACGTACGCCGCGCCGTACACGGTCGGGAAGATAACCCGGGCCGGACACGCCGTGTACACGGCGCATCCCCGCACCCGCACCGCGATGGAGCCGTACGCCACAGACGTGATCGCCAAATACGCGTACAGCGAGGCCGGCCCCCTGGCCACGCACACCGGCGGCGCCGGAACCCGCACCCTCTGGCAGACCACGTACGACGAACAGCTCACCGTCACCGTCGCCCTCTTCGCCCAGCACCCCGCCGAGGGCAAGCTCCCGGCCCGCACGGCCCAGCTCCCCTCCGGCACCTCCGAGCTGGCCCTGCGCGTCAACTCGGACGTCCGCAACCGCCTGGTTCCCTCCCCCTGGGGCGCGGCGATTCCGGCCCCGAAACCGACATCCGAGCCCGAGCAGAACTCAGAGTGACCGGCCGTGAGACCCCCGCACCCCTGCCAAGATCAGCCAGCCATCCTCTGGCCCGCGAACTCCGTCCAGAGCCGGGATCGAGACCTTCAAGCTCTACCGCGCGAAAAATTAGGGCCCATACTGGTTCTACGATGACGAAGCCATCCGCGCCCCGGCGCCACCTGCCCACCAGCCCCTTCGCCGCCCCGGTCGTCCCCGTGGCCAAGGAGTTCGCCCTCGGAGACCGTGTCTCCCACGACCAGTACGGCCTGGGCACGATCGTCGGCGTCGAAGAGGGCATTGCGATGCTCGTCGACTTCGGCGCCCGCCAGGTCCGCGTCCTCAGCCCCTACACCCGGATGGACCGTCTCTGACCCACACGCAGTGACTGGTCCGTCACCCGTCCACCTCGACCCCTGTCCACCTCACCCCCGCGCCACCCGCCTCCACACCTTGCGGAGCCCGCGGGGCGCGGCGGTCGAGGTGGACTACTGCGTTCGTGCGCCGGCCCTCGACGAGTCGGCGCCGGTGCCCCCAGCCCGAACGGCCCACCCCGCTAGCTCCTCGCCCGGGTGCCGCAGAGGCTGGGTTCATGGATGCCCCGGTGCGCGATGAGTTGCCCTTCGAGGACCTGACCGACTTCGAGAACGCTGATCGGGGGTTCATCGCGGCGTTGGTGCCCGGGGTGGTGCGGGACGGGGAGGGGCGGGTCGTCTATGACGGGGACGCGTACGGGTTTCTGGAGGACGACTGTCCTGGGAGTGCGCATCCCAGTCTGTGGCGGCAGGCGCGGTTGTGTGCGCGGCAGGGGTTGTACGAGGTCACCGAGGGTGTTTATCAGGTGCGAGGGCTCGACCTCTCGAACATGACGGTCGTCGAGGGCGAGCGGGGTGTGATCGTCGTCGATCCGTTGATCTCCGTGGAGTGTGCGGCGGCGGCTCTCGCGCTGTACCGCGAGCACCGGGGGCAGCGGCCCGTCACCGGGCTCGTCTACACGCACTCGCACGGCGATCATTTCGGCGGCGCCCGGGGCGTACTGCCGCACGGTGCCGAGGAGGGCGTGCCGATTCTGGCTCCGGCGGGCTTTCTGGAGCACGCCGTCAGCGAGAACGTCTACGCGGGCAACGCGATGACGCGCCGCGCGAGCTTCATGTACGGCGACCGGCTGCCCAAGGCGCCGGACGGGCAGATCGGCGCGGGCCTCGGCACGACGACGTCCACCGGGACGATCAGCCTGATCCCGCCGACCGTGGACATCACGCACACCGGCCAGGAGGAGACGGTCGACGGCGTCCGGATCGTCTTCCAGCTCACCCCCGGCACCGAGGCGCCGGCCGAGATGAACTTCCTGTTCCCCGAGCGGCGCGCGCTGTGCATGGCCGAGAACGCGACCCACAACATGCACAACATCCTGACCCTGCGCGGAGCCGTCGTCCGCGACGCGCGCATCTGGGCCCGCTACCTCGACGAGGCCATCGACTTCTTCGGCGACACGTACGACGTCGCCTTCGCCTCCCACCACTGGCCGACCTGGGGACGCGACAACGTCATCCGCTTCCTCGCCGAGCAGCGCGACCTGTACGCGTACCTGCACGACCAGACCCTGCGCATGCTCAACAACGGCCTGACGGGCACCGAGATCGCCGAGGAGCTGCGGCTGCCGCCCGCGCTGGAGCAGTCCTGGCACGCGCGCGGCTACTACGGCTCGCTGAGTCACAACGTCAAGGCGGTCTACCAGCGGTACATGGGCTGGTACGACGGAAACCCCGCCCACCTCTGGGAACATCCCCCGGTCGAACTCGCGCGGCGCTACGTGGACTTGGCGGGCGGCGCGGAGTGGGCGCTCGCGAAGGCCCGTGCGTACGTCGACGAAGGCGATCTCCGTTTCGCCGCCACGCTCCTCAACCACGTGGTCTTCGCCGAACCCGAGAACACGGAGGCCAAGGAGACCCTCGCGGGCGTCTACGACAGGCTCGGGCAGGGCTCCGAGAACGGGCCCTGGCGCAACTTCTATCTGACCGCCGCCATGGAGCTGCGCAAGGGGGCGGGCCGCGTCACCCTCGACACCGCCAACGCCGAGATGGCCTCCGCCCTCACCGTGAGCATGCTCCTGGACTCCCTCGCCGTGCGGATCGACGGCCCCCGCGCCTGGAACGACCGTCTCACCCTCGACCTCGTCGTCATCGACGAGCAGCGCCGCCACCGCGTGAACCTCCACAACGGCGCCCTCACCCACCGCGCAATGCCCGTCCACCACACCCCGAAACCGCACGCCGGCCTCACCCTCATCCTCACCAGGGCCGAGCTGCTCGGCGTCCTCGCAGGCAAGGGCCTCACCGGCATCGAGACGGACGGCGACCCGGAACTCCTGTCCCGGCTCCTCTCGTACGCCTCGGAGCCGCCGGACAAGGCCTTCCCCGTCGTGACGCCCTGACGCGCGCGGGGATCAGCGGCGCTCGTACGGGTTCGCCGGCTCCTTCACCGTCTTCACCGAGGTCGAGTCCAGTACGGGCGGCCACGCCTCGTCCGAGCCGAGCTTGCCCTTGGGGTGCCAGGTGCCGGTGACGGTGACCCAGGTGTCGTTCACGGGGGCGTCGGCACCCTTGATCTCGATCTTGTACGTGCTCGCGTCGGCCGCGCAGCACGTGATGAGGAGCCGGGCCAGGTACCAGGTGCCGTTGTCTCCCCGGGTGACGAAGCCGGTCATCCGGACCGTGCGGCCCGTCAGCGACTTGCCGCTGTCGTAGATCGCCCGCGAGGTGTACTCGCCCAGGGTCAGGGCGACGGGGTCCCCGGAGGGGAGCGCCGGGAAGGTTCCCACGCCCTGGGCCGCACGCTGTTCGGCCTCGCGGTCGGCGCTGTACGAGCCGAGGGCGGGGGGCGGGAAGAGGAGGAGGGCGGCGGCGGGGATGGCGAGGAGCCAGGCGATTCGGGGGGTGCGGTGGTGGTTGTGGCCGTGGTCGTCGTCGTGGTCCTCTTCGAGGTCCTCGTCCTCGGCTTCGTGGTCGTGCGGTCGCGTTGCTCGTACGGCGCTCAGGGCGCCCAGCGTCAGCAGCAGTACGCCGGACGCGATCAGGTACACCTTCAGCCCCGACTGCACGTACCGCAGGTACAGGTCGCTGAAGACGGTGATCCTCAGTACCGCCGCCCCGCTGAGCAGCAACAGCAACGCGGGCCCGTAGCGCCTCACAGCAGCCACCACCCGACCAGGACACTGCTCACCAGAGCCACCACCCATGTCACGGAGGAGAAGCGCACGGCGAAGGACTTGCCGAAGGTGCCCGCCTGGAGGGCGATCAGTTTCAGGTCCACCATCGGGCCGACCACCATGAAGGCCAGCCGCGCGGTCGGCGAGAAGCCCGTCAGGGACGCGGCCACGAAGGCGTCGGCCTCGCTGCACACGCACAGCACGACGGCCAGTACGGCGAGCAGCAGTACCGACAGCCACGGGGAGCCGGTGAAGAGGTCGAGGACCGACCTCGGGACCGCGATGTTGAAGGTCGCGGCGGCCGCCGCGCCGAGGACGAGGAAGCCGCCCGCGTGCAGGAAGTCGTGCTGGAGGCCGGTGCGGAAGCCGTCCCAGCGGGAGCCGGTGTACTTCCTGCGGGCCGGCTTCGGCAGCCGGATCCACTCCTCCCGTCCGAAGCGGATCCACAGCCAGCCCATCACGACTGCCGTCGCGAGGGAGGCGAGCAGCCTGGCGAGGACCATCATCGGGTTGGCCGGGAACGCGATCGACGTGGCGACCATGACGACCGGGTTGATCGCGGGGGCCGACAGCAGGAACGCCAGGGCGGCGGCCGGGGTGACTCCGCGGCGCATCAGGCTTCCCGCGACCGGGACCGAGGCGCACTCGCAGCCCGGCAGTACGACGCCGGCTGCTCCGGCCACGGGGACCGCCAGGGCCGGGTTGCTGGGGAGCAGCTTGTTGAATACCCGCTCGGGGACGAACGCGCCTATCGCCGCCGACACGAGGGTGCCGAGCAGGAGGAAGGGGACGCCCTGCACGGTGACCGCCGTGAAGACCGTCCACCATGCCGACATCGCGGGGGTGGCCAGGTCGAGGGCGACCATGGGGCCCAGCACCGAGACGACGGTGCCTATCGCCAGTAGCGCAAGGCCGCCGACGACCAGGTAGAAGACGGTCCGGACGGCGAGGCGGGCACCGTCGGCCAGCCCGCGCCGGGGCGCCGGGTAGTGCTGGTTCTCCACGCGCCTGGTTCCCGCCTGCCCTTGGGTGTGCTGGTTGTACGCCATCCGCAGGCTAGCTGGGGGCGCTGTGCGGGGGCCTGTAATCGTCGAAGAGGGGGCTGTGCGGGCGGGCTGGGGTGGGGTTGGGGGTGGTTTTTTCGCCCCCTCCGCCCCTACCCGTCCCTTGTTCCTGGGGCTCCGCCCCAGACCCCGCTCCTCAAACGCCGGAGGGGCTACCCCTAGCCCGTCCGGCGTTTGAGGACGAGCGCGTCAGCGCGATGCGGGGGTCTGGGGGCGGCAGCCCCCAGGTACGGGACGGGTAGGGGCGGAGGGGGCGAAAAAAGTCACAGCGGGGGCTGGGCAGGGGCCGGGCCCAGGGTGGTGGTGCCCGGGGCCGTGCGGTGGCCCAGGCCCGTGCGATACGCGTCGAGGGCTGCCTCGACGCGGCCCGTGCGGCGGAGCAGGTCGCCGAGGAGGCGGCACAGGTCCGCGAGGTCGCCCGCCGCGCCGGCGCGTTCCAGGAGGCTGAGGGCTCGGACGTAGTGCTCCTCGGCGGACTCCGTGTCCCGAGCATCCTCCGCGATGATCCCGAGGAGCCGGTGCGCACCGGCGGAGTGGACGGCGCCCCGCTCGGGACTGAGGTCACCGAGCACCTCGTGGAGAAGCGTCGCGGCCTCCTCCGACTTGCCACGCCGGTGCAGCACATCGGCCAGTTCGACGGCGACCTGACTGGTGTAGAGCGCGGCCCGCTTGGCGGAGAGCATGGCCTGCGCCTCCCGCAACTCACCCTCGGCCCGCGCCAGTTCGCCGTTCTGGGCGTACAAATACCCGCGCATCCAGTGACAGTTGGCCAGCTCCGTACGGATCTGAAGCTGGCGATAGAGCTCGGCGGCCTTGGCGAGGGACGCGTCCGCCTCCGCCATCCGCCCCTCGGCGATCATCGTCCGGGCAACCGACCGGTGCATCCGGGCGACCAGCGCGGGATCGCCCACCTGCGGCGCCAGCGCGAGAGCGAGCTCGGCGGCCTGGGCGGCACGGGCCTGGGCGCCCATGTCCATGTACGGCGCGATGATGCCGGTGTAGAGGAGCAGGAGGGCGTCCGGGTCGTGCATTCCGGTGCGGTTCAGTTCGTCGAGGGTGGACTCGAACAGGTAGCAGGCGTAACGGAGTTCACCGGCGAGATAGTGGGACACGGCACGGCCGCGAATGGCCGGCACGCGGTTCGGCAGCGGGGCGTCCCCCAACCGCCCCTCGGACTCCTCGAACCGCTTACGCGCGGTTTCCAGGTCACCGGTCTCCAGGGCGCATTCACCCAGCCCCAGCAACGCAGCCGCCTGCTCGGCGACCAGCCCGTGCGCCTCCGCCTCCGCGAGAAGCCCGTCGTACTGCTCCGCCGCGACCTCGGCCTCGCCTGTGGCGAGGGTGCGCTGCGCGTCGGTGAGCCGCAGCCGCAGGTCGGTGGCGAGGTGGGCGGGGCGCCCTGTGGCCAGTTCCTCGTACGCCACCCCGAGCCGTTCGGCGATGTGCCTGAGCGCCGGTTCGGAGGCCCGCACCCGCCCGGCCTCCAACGTGGAGATATAGGCGGGCGTATACACGGGTTCCGCCAATTGCTTCTGGGTCAACCCGCGTGCCGTACGCAGCTGCTGCACCCTGCGCCCGATGATCTCCGGTCCGTCACGCTCCGCCATGACTTAAGCATGCCAGTAAGCCGAGTTACATTCGGTCAAGTCCTGACTAATATCCAACTCCCCTTGTCCCCCTTGCCCTTTGACACTCCTAACCCCTACGTTAAGCGCGAGATTAAGCCCGCTTAATACGCCGCTGTCGTTGCGAGGTCGCCATGCTCCGACGTATTACCGTCCGCTACTCAAGGGGCTTCGGCGCCGCTGTCATCGCCATCGCAGCTCTGCTGCTCGCGGCGAACGCGGGGCCCGCGCGAGCGGCCGAGCCGGTACCGGTACCGGTCCTGGCCGTGACGCGCTAGATCCATTGACCCGCTAGATCCAGCCTTCCTCCCAGGCCCGGTGGGCGGCCGCGTGCCGTGAGTTGGCGTTGAGCTTGGACATGGCCGCCGACAGGTAGTTGCGGACCGTGCCCTGTGCGAGGCCGACCTCTTTGGCGATCTCCTTGACCGAGGCGCCGGTCCGGGTCGCCCGCAGTACGTCCAGCTCCCGGTCGCTGAGCGGGCAGTCGTCCTCGGTCAGCGCGGATGCGGCGATGTCGGAATCGACGTACCGGCGGCCTGCGGCGACGTCACGGATGATCTCCGCCAGCCTGACCGCAGGCGTCGTCTTGGGCACGAACCCGCTGACCCCGGCAGCCAGGGCACGGCGCAGCACTCCCGGCCGCGCGTGCCGGGTGACCATGACTATCCGGGTGGGCAGTTCCGCGCGGATCTGCTCGGCGGCGGTCAGGCCGTCGGCCGGGGGCATCTCCAGGTCGAGGACGGCGATGTCGGGCCGGTGCTCGCGCGCCAGCCGTACGGCGTCGGTGGAGGTGGCCGCCTGGGCGACCACGCTGAGGTCGTCCTCCAGGTCCAACAGGGCGGCCAGTGCGCTCCTGAGGAGCTCCTCGTCGTCGGCCAGCAGCAGCCGGATCATCCCGCCTCCCCCTCAGAGTGCCCGTCTGTGCCTGCTTTCACCGGCAGTGAGGCCGCCACCACGAAGCTGTCCTCCTCGTGTTCCCAGGTCAGTTCGCCTCCGGCGGCCTCCAGGCGCTCGGCCAGGGTGCGCAGCCCGGTTCCGGTGTCCATGCCCGAGCGGGGCGGTCCTGCCGCGCCGTCGTTGCTCACCCGCAGGCGGGCGAAGCCGTTCGTGAGGCGGTAGTCGACCTCCGCCCGGCGCGCCTGGCTGTGGCGCAGCACGTTGGTGGTGGCCTCCCGCATCACCAGGCCCAGGAGATGCCGTCCGGCGGTCGGGAGGCGGTCGGCGTCGGCGGGTTCGATGTGCAGCCGGGCGTCTATGTCGGCCGCGGCGAGGACCCTGGCCGCGTTGGCGATCTCCGCGTCCAGGGAGGTACGGCGATAGCCCTGCACCACGGCGCGGGTGTCGGTGAGCGCGTCGGTGGCCAGCCGCTGCACGTCCTTCATCTCGGCGGCGGCCCGCGCGGGGTCGGCCTCGACGAGCCGTGCGGCCAACTCGCCCTTGAGCGCGATCACTTGCAGATGGTGGCCCTGGATGTCGTGCAGGTCGGCGGCGAAGCGCAGGCGCTCGTCCTTGACCGCCAGTTCGGCGGCGAGCCCGCGGGCCCGGTTGAGCCGCCCGGCGACGTCCCAGCCCCACAGCATGCCCAGCGTGATCCAGGCGACGGAGGCGACCATCACGGCCGGGAACGCCGTCGCGTGGACCAACCCGTCGCCGGAAGCCAGGGCGACGATCCCGCCGAGCACCGCTGCAACGGCCACCGCTCCGGCGATCAACTCCCGCCTCCGCCTTGGCGACAGGAACGTCGCCGCGACCGTGACCATCGTCGCCGGGGCGTACGACCACAGCTCGTAGTTCCGGACGGCGAGCGCGACTCCGCCGAGCAGGGCCGCGCCCACGCTCCCGACGGTCAGCCACGCCACCGGCGGCCGGTCGGGCCAGGTGTCGGGAGCGGGTGCCATCGCCACCCGGCGGCTGAGCAGCACCGCACTCGCCACCGCCGTGGCCGCCAGGCCGACCGCGCCGGAGATCCGCGCCCAGGCCGCGACGTCCTCGTCGAGGACCCACTCCCCGACGAGGAAGACCAAGAAGAACTCGGTGGTGCCGATGAGGCTCCACCAGGTGTAGCGGTGGAAGCCCGTCAGCCCTGCCGGTCCTGCCCCCTGGTCGTTCGGCGCGTCACGCACGCGGTCATTGTCGCAACGGGTCCGCCGCGGATGACAGTTGTCACACGACGACGTGACAACTCCACGTCCACTCATGCGGGTTCGGCACTACTGGCGCTGGTCCGCCTTCGCCAGTCTGGGCAGCACGAGATACCCCGCCCCGGTATTCAGGAGCTGCCCCGTGAAAACCCTGACGACGAACAAACGCTTCCTCCGCCACTACCTGGAGATGGTCGCCGCGATGGCCGTCGGAATGGTGGTCCTCGGCCCGGCGCTGCGAGGCGTCCTGTGGCTCGCAGGCCTTGAATTCCCATCGCAGTACGCGGAGTTGGTCTGCCTGGAGATGGCCTTCGACATGTCGGCAGGGATGGTCGTCTGGATGCGCCACCGCGGTCACGCCTGGGCCGGAACCCTCGAAATGGCGGGCGCCATGTTCGCCCCGTTCCTCGTGCTGTTCCCGCTGCTGTGGCTGGGCGCGCTCTCGGGCGAGTCCCTGCTCCTCCTGGAGCACGTCCTGATGCTCCCGCTGATGTTCCTGCTCATGCTCCGCCGCCGCGCCGAGTACGGAGGTTGCTCTCATGGCTGACACGACGCCCGCCGCCCGCACGGGCTGGACCCATTGGCTGCTGGGGCGCTGGCCCACCGCCCTGGCCGTCGCGGTCGCGGCCCTCACCCTGAACGGTCCCGACGCCGACAGCGAGCTCGCGCACATACTCCCGCTCCTGCCCCTGGAGTACCTGATCGTCGCCAAGTTGAGCAACCGCCGGGCCACTTGGCCGGTGATCAGCGTGGCGTTCGCGCTCACGCTGATCCTGGGCGCGGTGGACGTGGTCCCGCCGTCCACCGTCTTCGCCGCCGTGGCGCTGGTCGTCCTGGTCTGGGGCGCGCTCGACGGGCAGCTTTCCCGGCCCGACCCGTTCCGGGTCCAGACCCTGGGCATGCTCGGCTTCGGTGCGGTGGCCCTGGCCGGGCTGATCGTGGACCCGGACGTCGGCCGTTGGCTGATCGCCGCCGGTTGGTTGCTGCACGGGGTCTGGGACTTCGCGTACATCAAGCTCGACAAGGTGGTGTCGCGCACTTACGCGGAGTGGTGCGGGGTCCTCGACATTCTCATCGCGGCGGGGCTGGTGTTCCTGTTCTAGCCGAGCCCGAGGGCGTCGGGGAGTGGCACGCC harbors:
- a CDS encoding transglycosylase domain-containing protein, which encodes MRRGSVRLKACVHAAARAVRAAVRGLVRRVRTRRTRVRRTRGRRLRRALAVLLVLLLSLVGAAVVAYKMTDIPEPHPETAMQSTVFVDSHGDYLGRRGPVDRQEVPLSQVPRHVQEAVIAAENRSFRTDTGIAPTAIARAALAAVTGGAPQGGSTITQQYVKNALLSPEQTLSRKAREALIAVKLDRTRSKDEILAGYLNTVYFGRGAAGIQAAARNYFGVDAKELTVSQGAALASIVNIPSYYEKAGSDPEVTAKLVSRWEWVLDAMADSGAITAAQRGSARFPAFRFYPPGDTDGQRQYLIDAAAAEAADRLGITQDELARGGYTVHTTFDLTAQNAAAELVDDAKPSAKDLQLHTSVVALVPGDGAVRVLYGGADYARQPFNDALDGAVEAGTALEPFAWTKLGDPLSGLPREAAPTPLRLASAWATAAARGTYAAPYTVGKITRAGHAVYTAHPRTRTAMEPYATDVIAKYAYSEAGPLATHTGGAGTRTLWQTTYDEQLTVTVALFAQHPAEGKLPARTAQLPSGTSELALRVNSDVRNRLVPSPWGAAIPAPKPTSEPEQNSE
- a CDS encoding alkyl/aryl-sulfatase encodes the protein MDAPVRDELPFEDLTDFENADRGFIAALVPGVVRDGEGRVVYDGDAYGFLEDDCPGSAHPSLWRQARLCARQGLYEVTEGVYQVRGLDLSNMTVVEGERGVIVVDPLISVECAAAALALYREHRGQRPVTGLVYTHSHGDHFGGARGVLPHGAEEGVPILAPAGFLEHAVSENVYAGNAMTRRASFMYGDRLPKAPDGQIGAGLGTTTSTGTISLIPPTVDITHTGQEETVDGVRIVFQLTPGTEAPAEMNFLFPERRALCMAENATHNMHNILTLRGAVVRDARIWARYLDEAIDFFGDTYDVAFASHHWPTWGRDNVIRFLAEQRDLYAYLHDQTLRMLNNGLTGTEIAEELRLPPALEQSWHARGYYGSLSHNVKAVYQRYMGWYDGNPAHLWEHPPVELARRYVDLAGGAEWALAKARAYVDEGDLRFAATLLNHVVFAEPENTEAKETLAGVYDRLGQGSENGPWRNFYLTAAMELRKGAGRVTLDTANAEMASALTVSMLLDSLAVRIDGPRAWNDRLTLDLVVIDEQRRHRVNLHNGALTHRAMPVHHTPKPHAGLTLILTRAELLGVLAGKGLTGIETDGDPELLSRLLSYASEPPDKAFPVVTP
- a CDS encoding TIGR03943 family protein, which translates into the protein MRRYGPALLLLLSGAAVLRITVFSDLYLRYVQSGLKVYLIASGVLLLTLGALSAVRATRPHDHEAEDEDLEEDHDDDHGHNHHRTPRIAWLLAIPAAALLLFPPPALGSYSADREAEQRAAQGVGTFPALPSGDPVALTLGEYTSRAIYDSGKSLTGRTVRMTGFVTRGDNGTWYLARLLITCCAADASTYKIEIKGADAPVNDTWVTVTGTWHPKGKLGSDEAWPPVLDSTSVKTVKEPANPYERR
- a CDS encoding permease, coding for MAYNQHTQGQAGTRRVENQHYPAPRRGLADGARLAVRTVFYLVVGGLALLAIGTVVSVLGPMVALDLATPAMSAWWTVFTAVTVQGVPFLLLGTLVSAAIGAFVPERVFNKLLPSNPALAVPVAGAAGVVLPGCECASVPVAGSLMRRGVTPAAALAFLLSAPAINPVVMVATSIAFPANPMMVLARLLASLATAVVMGWLWIRFGREEWIRLPKPARRKYTGSRWDGFRTGLQHDFLHAGGFLVLGAAAAATFNIAVPRSVLDLFTGSPWLSVLLLAVLAVVLCVCSEADAFVAASLTGFSPTARLAFMVVGPMVDLKLIALQAGTFGKSFAVRFSSVTWVVALVSSVLVGWWLL
- a CDS encoding helix-turn-helix domain-containing protein, with product MAERDGPEIIGRRVQQLRTARGLTQKQLAEPVYTPAYISTLEAGRVRASEPALRHIAERLGVAYEELATGRPAHLATDLRLRLTDAQRTLATGEAEVAAEQYDGLLAEAEAHGLVAEQAAALLGLGECALETGDLETARKRFEESEGRLGDAPLPNRVPAIRGRAVSHYLAGELRYACYLFESTLDELNRTGMHDPDALLLLYTGIIAPYMDMGAQARAAQAAELALALAPQVGDPALVARMHRSVARTMIAEGRMAEADASLAKAAELYRQLQIRTELANCHWMRGYLYAQNGELARAEGELREAQAMLSAKRAALYTSQVAVELADVLHRRGKSEEAATLLHEVLGDLSPERGAVHSAGAHRLLGIIAEDARDTESAEEHYVRALSLLERAGAAGDLADLCRLLGDLLRRTGRVEAALDAYRTGLGHRTAPGTTTLGPAPAQPPL
- a CDS encoding DNA-binding response regulator, with translation MIRLLLADDEELLRSALAALLDLEDDLSVVAQAATSTDAVRLAREHRPDIAVLDLEMPPADGLTAAEQIRAELPTRIVMVTRHARPGVLRRALAAGVSGFVPKTTPAVRLAEIIRDVAAGRRYVDSDIAASALTEDDCPLSDRELDVLRATRTGASVKEIAKEVGLAQGTVRNYLSAAMSKLNANSRHAAAHRAWEEGWI
- a CDS encoding sensor histidine kinase, whose translation is MRDAPNDQGAGPAGLTGFHRYTWWSLIGTTEFFLVFLVGEWVLDEDVAAWARISGAVGLAATAVASAVLLSRRVAMAPAPDTWPDRPPVAWLTVGSVGAALLGGVALAVRNYELWSYAPATMVTVAATFLSPRRRRELIAGAVAVAAVLGGIVALASGDGLVHATAFPAVMVASVAWITLGMLWGWDVAGRLNRARGLAAELAVKDERLRFAADLHDIQGHHLQVIALKGELAARLVEADPARAAAEMKDVQRLATDALTDTRAVVQGYRRTSLDAEIANAARVLAAADIDARLHIEPADADRLPTAGRHLLGLVMREATTNVLRHSQARRAEVDYRLTNGFARLRVSNDGAAGPPRSGMDTGTGLRTLAERLEAAGGELTWEHEEDSFVVAASLPVKAGTDGHSEGEAG